Proteins encoded by one window of Candidatus Nitrosocosmicus hydrocola:
- a CDS encoding ABC transporter substrate-binding protein, whose amino-acid sequence MHPIYFFIALVFAISIANLLIIFADSDAKIIYSSWMLIINSAIASSLSIFALLKERHSIKKDKTAIYLTMGLIFYFLANIVWGYYELVLDVVSPVPSLADLFLLSAYGFLIYRLLVTYKNLEKVSNKNIIYLITIGTGLFLAYILNLTLSLTEISNFRGLMLFVVTIAYPILNSVLTVLALTILLNLKNEKEMSIPWICELIGLLAIVIGDSWFAIIVLTAFVDQIWISAVLISAHYLLIAGGLIWYIRYSTSWSLERFNFKNKFMSKKSFNKKIIAVIVTVALSFTITLLIATNNIELLGNGMVFLQANPDSKVIDVAFDNEDIKLIGAIVPQTGSLSSIGKPIVAALKKAEKEVNEHYENINSTSRVKLLLDDSKTSPEETVAAIKRLDASGAKVIVGPATSTAVASVKDYANQNNITLLSYASTSPILSIEGDNLFRLVPDDITQGKVMAEKMIDDGVTVIVPFWRGDIYGNALANATKYYFEKLGGKVEEGVNYLPHTGKFATSLHRINFIMWNQELKKLNDMVTEAISKNGPDSVGVYVISFDEITPILIQAQLFEELGKVRWYGSDSIAENHHVTKNIDSAVFASQTHFANPLFSISSESKKSSEFEKDLLESYHGSSITYPALAYDSFWIAALSLHEYADAINEGRYNENVTIFNQILTRVSESYEGVTGKIDLNAAGDRTSDNYDFWYVTKDNSTQHYEWHKENNKNASVPSGLH is encoded by the coding sequence TTGCATCCGATCTACTTTTTTATCGCTTTAGTTTTTGCTATTTCCATTGCTAATCTCTTGATTATATTTGCTGATTCAGATGCAAAAATCATCTATTCAAGTTGGATGCTTATCATAAATTCAGCTATTGCTTCTAGCCTTTCAATATTTGCCCTTCTTAAAGAAAGACACAGTATCAAGAAAGATAAGACCGCTATTTACTTGACAATGGGGCTAATCTTTTACTTTTTAGCCAATATAGTCTGGGGATATTATGAATTGGTTCTAGATGTGGTATCTCCAGTTCCATCCCTAGCAGACCTTTTCCTATTATCTGCATATGGATTCTTAATATATCGCTTGTTAGTAACATACAAGAATTTAGAAAAAGTAAGCAATAAGAATATCATTTACCTAATAACTATAGGTACTGGATTATTTTTAGCTTATATTCTGAATTTGACCTTAAGCTTGACAGAAATTTCTAACTTTAGAGGACTCATGCTCTTTGTAGTTACGATCGCATATCCAATATTGAATTCAGTTCTTACTGTCTTGGCCCTGACCATTTTGTTGAATCTTAAAAATGAGAAAGAAATGTCAATACCCTGGATATGTGAGCTTATTGGTCTTTTGGCTATAGTAATTGGAGATAGCTGGTTTGCAATCATAGTATTAACGGCTTTTGTGGACCAGATTTGGATTTCGGCTGTCCTCATCTCCGCTCACTATTTGCTGATTGCCGGGGGTTTAATATGGTATATTCGCTACTCCACCAGCTGGAGTCTTGAGCGGTTCAATTTTAAAAATAAGTTCATGAGCAAAAAATCATTTAATAAAAAAATAATCGCGGTAATAGTCACAGTTGCATTATCATTTACGATAACTCTGCTAATCGCTACAAATAACATAGAGTTATTGGGAAACGGTATGGTGTTTTTGCAGGCCAATCCGGATTCGAAGGTAATCGATGTAGCCTTCGATAATGAGGATATCAAACTAATAGGTGCGATCGTGCCTCAAACTGGATCATTATCTTCAATTGGAAAACCCATTGTAGCTGCACTTAAAAAAGCAGAAAAAGAAGTCAATGAACATTATGAGAATATCAACTCAACTTCTAGAGTTAAACTGCTTTTGGATGACTCAAAGACTAGTCCAGAAGAAACCGTTGCAGCAATTAAAAGACTCGATGCTTCTGGAGCAAAGGTAATAGTTGGACCAGCAACAAGTACTGCTGTCGCATCCGTTAAAGATTATGCGAATCAGAACAACATAACTCTATTAAGCTATGCTAGCACCTCCCCTATTTTATCGATAGAGGGAGACAATTTGTTTCGACTTGTACCAGATGATATTACTCAAGGAAAAGTGATGGCAGAGAAAATGATTGATGATGGTGTTACGGTCATCGTTCCATTTTGGAGGGGTGATATTTATGGCAATGCGCTAGCAAATGCGACAAAGTATTATTTTGAAAAATTAGGCGGAAAAGTGGAAGAGGGTGTAAATTATTTGCCTCATACCGGCAAGTTTGCTACAAGTTTGCACAGGATTAACTTTATTATGTGGAACCAAGAGTTGAAGAAATTAAATGATATGGTAACAGAAGCAATTTCCAAAAATGGGCCGGATTCGGTAGGAGTCTACGTTATATCCTTTGATGAAATAACACCCATTTTAATACAAGCTCAGCTATTTGAAGAACTTGGCAAGGTCCGTTGGTATGGTAGCGATAGCATCGCGGAAAACCATCATGTTACCAAAAATATCGATTCCGCTGTATTTGCCTCTCAAACTCATTTTGCAAATCCACTGTTTTCCATATCTAGTGAATCAAAAAAGTCATCTGAATTTGAGAAGGACTTGCTAGAATCGTATCATGGTAGCTCAATTACTTATCCGGCATTAGCATATGATTCATTTTGGATTGCTGCATTGTCTCTTCATGAATATGCAGACGCCATTAACGAAGGCAGATACAATGAGAATGTCACAATCTTTAATCAAATCCTCACCAGAGTCTCAGAATCCTATGAAGGAGTAACAGGTAAAATTGATCTAAATGCCGCTGGAGACAGAACCAGCGACAATTATGACTTTTGGTATGTTACCAAAGATAATTCTACTCAGCATTACGAATGGCATAAGGAAAATAATAAAAACGCGTCTGTTCCTTCTGGCCTTCACTAG
- a CDS encoding DUF7482 domain-containing protein has protein sequence MKNIIIGLIIGLSIVTTMFYVGMSNAQAGNTNETIKASHTNTSISGAENSLSINIPVEKGYVNGNISYFISTDASEEMIVSSVTNTTNFNVNFAPTLSNTSEISRQQGYVFINGIIGNGTFEHQLPVASANGGDHGYSPLFEINYVKWSNDSQPRVLKSASEILDAESNGELTIEKSNIVINSPAVEIK, from the coding sequence ATGAAAAATATTATAATAGGTTTGATCATTGGGCTATCCATTGTCACAACAATGTTCTATGTGGGTATGAGTAACGCTCAAGCGGGAAACACAAATGAAACTATAAAAGCTTCTCACACTAATACTTCAATTTCAGGTGCTGAAAACTCGCTTTCCATAAATATTCCAGTTGAAAAGGGATACGTGAATGGGAATATTTCATATTTCATTAGTACAGACGCTTCAGAAGAAATGATCGTCTCCTCTGTAACTAATACAACGAATTTTAACGTTAATTTTGCACCAACACTAAGTAATACATCTGAAATATCTCGCCAGCAAGGTTATGTTTTCATAAATGGGATAATAGGCAATGGGACATTCGAGCATCAATTGCCAGTAGCTTCCGCAAATGGAGGAGACCATGGATATAGTCCATTATTTGAAATCAACTATGTAAAATGGAGCAATGACTCACAACCGAGAGTTCTAAAATCTGCTAGTGAGATCTTGGATGCCGAATCAAATGGAGAACTTACAATAGAGAAATCAAATATTGTCATCAATAGCCCGGCTGTGGAGATCAAGTAA
- a CDS encoding DUF308 domain-containing protein: protein MVVEKSPSWVRMAQIGLGIIILILSIIVLINPILGSISVIIFLAFLLLFAGIEKIVSGIVFSGKARFISIGLGIIVVIVSIVALIYPVGAGIFVVLLLGIALLIDGISRIIHSLKDVQSSKWSKYFGLGVGVLSIILAIVVIAYPGIGLAIAGILIGIALLITSIQIISAGITGEKQRNRLV, encoded by the coding sequence ATGGTAGTTGAGAAGTCACCTTCATGGGTGAGAATGGCCCAAATTGGATTGGGCATAATCATCCTAATATTGTCAATTATAGTATTGATTAATCCCATTTTGGGATCTATATCGGTAATTATTTTCTTGGCATTTTTGTTGTTGTTTGCCGGAATTGAAAAAATAGTAAGCGGGATTGTCTTTTCTGGGAAGGCTAGATTTATTAGCATTGGCTTAGGCATAATAGTAGTTATTGTCTCTATAGTGGCTCTGATTTATCCAGTGGGAGCTGGAATTTTTGTTGTATTGCTTCTAGGTATTGCGTTATTGATAGACGGAATATCCAGAATAATACATTCTTTGAAGGATGTCCAAAGCAGTAAATGGTCTAAATATTTTGGTTTGGGAGTCGGAGTTCTTTCAATTATTCTTGCCATAGTTGTAATAGCCTATCCGGGAATAGGACTTGCTATAGCAGGAATATTGATTGGAATTGCTTTATTGATAACTAGCATCCAAATAATATCTGCAGGAATTACGGGAGAGAAACAAAGAAATAGACTGGTCTAA
- a CDS encoding Lrp/AsnC ligand binding domain-containing protein, protein MPTAYILLCCDLGSEIEVLKSIKQIAEVDEVDRVFGVYDVIVKLSSDNMDKLKEVITMKIRKIDKVRSVLTIIKSET, encoded by the coding sequence ATGCCTACGGCCTATATATTATTATGTTGTGATTTAGGATCTGAGATCGAAGTTTTAAAATCAATTAAACAAATCGCTGAAGTTGATGAGGTGGATAGGGTGTTCGGAGTTTACGACGTGATAGTTAAACTTTCTTCTGACAATATGGATAAACTAAAAGAGGTTATCACTATGAAGATAAGAAAAATAGATAAAGTACGATCAGTATTGACCATAATAAAAAGTGAAACTTAA
- a CDS encoding Lrp/AsnC family transcriptional regulator yields the protein MPTAYVLINCDLGSESEIIRKIKEVPEVVEVNGVFGVYDIIVRVSSDNMDKLREIITWRIRKIDKVRSTLTMIVIEGQGKKDF from the coding sequence ATGCCAACAGCCTATGTTTTGATAAATTGTGATTTAGGATCCGAGAGTGAAATAATTAGGAAAATAAAGGAAGTACCAGAAGTAGTTGAGGTGAATGGAGTGTTTGGAGTGTACGATATCATAGTTAGGGTTTCATCTGACAATATGGATAAATTAAGAGAAATTATTACTTGGAGGATCAGGAAAATAGATAAGGTGCGCTCAACTCTAACGATGATAGTTATTGAAGGGCAAGGCAAAAAAGACTTTTGA
- a CDS encoding aminotransferase class V-fold PLP-dependent enzyme has protein sequence MSNQNGQTLTDKALLESVRSDFTIVKKKIYLNNGSISPLPISTIKSITDFCLRYSETGPDSSDFNSYLDSLKKEVRQRIADLIHTNVDEIIFTQSTTEGINLISNGISWKPNDHVLMRNSKSEHYSNYLPWLKAVQDFNLGMGIFPTNTAESTGSALAKDFAEIFHKQEYRLVSTSHVMYNNGSITPVDYLGKVIKRSNSHTFFSIDGAQSVGAIDVNVKSINCDFMTFPSFKWICGPLGLGLLFVKKKTMQELDPIFVGSGSAEVLKSTSGKTHQGEEPEHFESFKFNKYPEKYHATFRNYPGLAGLEASLRYILRIGINNIQSRNKTLSSILRNDLSKIKELIIHEADEEKFRSALISFSFRKKNNERIQRLNFRLQEQGIILAEREIGGRKILRASPHFYNSEDEIQRTTESIKSLIKTNI, from the coding sequence TTGAGTAATCAAAATGGTCAAACCTTAACGGATAAGGCATTATTGGAATCTGTTCGGTCTGACTTCACAATAGTAAAAAAGAAAATTTACTTAAATAATGGTTCGATTAGTCCACTTCCCATCTCAACCATTAAATCAATTACTGATTTTTGTTTACGATACTCTGAAACTGGACCAGACTCCTCTGACTTTAACAGCTATCTAGACAGCCTAAAAAAAGAAGTAAGACAAAGGATAGCAGATCTTATCCACACTAATGTTGATGAAATTATCTTTACCCAAAGTACTACAGAAGGAATTAATTTGATTTCGAATGGCATTAGTTGGAAGCCAAATGATCATGTTCTTATGCGCAATTCCAAAAGCGAACATTATTCTAATTATCTACCGTGGTTAAAAGCAGTGCAAGATTTTAATCTGGGAATGGGGATATTTCCGACTAACACCGCAGAAAGTACTGGGAGCGCATTGGCCAAAGACTTCGCCGAGATATTTCACAAACAGGAATATAGATTGGTATCAACCAGTCACGTCATGTACAATAATGGCTCAATTACACCAGTTGATTATCTTGGTAAAGTTATTAAGAGGAGTAACAGTCACACGTTTTTTTCAATAGACGGAGCTCAAAGCGTTGGGGCTATCGACGTCAACGTAAAGAGCATCAATTGTGACTTTATGACATTTCCCAGTTTTAAGTGGATTTGTGGACCGTTGGGACTAGGACTGCTATTTGTCAAGAAAAAAACAATGCAAGAATTGGATCCGATTTTTGTGGGTTCTGGTTCAGCAGAAGTTTTGAAATCTACTTCTGGAAAAACCCATCAAGGTGAAGAACCGGAACACTTCGAAAGTTTCAAATTTAATAAATACCCTGAAAAGTATCATGCAACTTTTAGAAATTATCCCGGACTTGCAGGATTGGAAGCTTCATTGAGATATATATTGAGAATAGGAATTAATAATATTCAGTCCAGGAATAAGACCTTATCATCGATATTGAGAAATGACCTTTCAAAAATAAAGGAATTGATAATCCACGAGGCGGACGAAGAAAAATTTAGGTCTGCATTAATTTCCTTTTCATTTAGAAAGAAAAATAATGAAAGAATACAAAGATTGAATTTTAGGTTACAAGAACAGGGTATAATTCTAGCTGAAAGAGAAATTGGCGGAAGAAAAATTCTAAGAGCCTCTCCACACTTTTACAATTCAGAAGATGAAATTCAAAGAACTACGGAATCAATTAAATCGTTGATAAAAACTAATATTTAA
- the tmk gene encoding dTMP kinase, which produces MNRKDFGRIIVIEGLDKSGKTTQSNLLFNYLNKKEPDNVVLMSFPDYSTRIGNEIRAFLDGRVSYNNETKHILLAANRWEKKQDIENFLNKGKTVIMNRYYQSNLAYGLANGLQIEWLENLDNGLPKEEITIILDVLPEVSIRRVESNNFTPDEFERNSEFLFKARNEYLRLAKTLNWKVLSSDVPQSILFNSIIKILGE; this is translated from the coding sequence GTGAACAGAAAAGACTTTGGCAGGATTATCGTTATTGAAGGCTTGGATAAGTCGGGCAAAACTACGCAATCAAATTTATTATTTAATTATTTGAATAAGAAAGAGCCTGATAATGTAGTATTAATGAGTTTTCCTGATTATTCTACTCGTATTGGTAATGAAATCAGGGCTTTCCTGGATGGTAGGGTAAGCTACAACAATGAAACAAAACACATCTTGTTAGCAGCAAATAGGTGGGAGAAAAAACAAGATATTGAAAATTTTCTCAACAAAGGGAAAACTGTAATTATGAATAGATATTATCAATCTAACCTTGCTTATGGACTAGCAAATGGTCTTCAAATTGAATGGTTAGAGAATCTTGATAATGGGTTACCAAAAGAAGAGATTACTATCATTTTAGATGTATTACCAGAAGTATCTATTAGACGCGTAGAGAGCAATAATTTTACACCTGATGAATTTGAGAGAAACAGTGAATTCTTGTTTAAGGCAAGAAATGAATATCTAAGATTGGCAAAAACATTAAACTGGAAGGTTTTATCTTCAGATGTACCTCAATCAATTCTATTCAATAGTATTATTAAAATTCTTGGGGAATAA
- a CDS encoding HD domain-containing protein — translation MSLRYIGEITDPIHKIIKFTLIEKELIDTSIFQRLRRIRQLAGAHLVYPGALHSRFEHSIGSMFLAGLAGQNLLEKGYLANSDMIQCLRLSALLHDIGHGPFSHLFEEVLKESTTYTHEKLGERIMSETIIADLLTTHGYDPKIISSLSFGKHKTRFLNEIISGGLSVDLMDYLPRDSYFSGTEYGKIDYHRIINSLEVTGSNQLGINKSALYSYESMLISRYQMFKSVYFHKTVRSGEVMLLNAMKNLNKSLSLTDLTSLDYFFSLHDENLLDLLCNIKNLTLAPKEIAFVNLAKNYKSRDLLKCIYEYFSLSKRRHDTHEGERYNSAREHQLADIDQIFENRVIKLKSTVEKYHKTGKQVFLDISRAPSIPLAPKKEEVSSIMVVDKNDEYEKSFVQIPLIHVISGYLDMIRVYTQKENRKFYETIINKQVRNF, via the coding sequence ATGTCTCTGCGATATATTGGAGAAATTACTGATCCAATTCATAAAATCATAAAATTTACTCTCATTGAAAAGGAATTGATCGATACTTCCATATTTCAAAGACTAAGACGAATTAGACAATTGGCTGGAGCACATTTAGTTTATCCTGGTGCATTACACTCAAGATTTGAACATTCGATTGGCTCGATGTTTTTAGCTGGGCTTGCTGGTCAAAATCTACTTGAGAAAGGATATCTTGCCAATTCTGATATGATACAATGTTTGAGATTGTCCGCATTGCTGCACGACATAGGACATGGACCCTTTTCACATCTATTTGAGGAAGTATTGAAGGAATCTACAACATACACGCACGAAAAATTAGGAGAAAGAATTATGTCAGAGACCATAATTGCTGATCTCTTAACAACCCATGGTTATGATCCGAAAATAATTTCTTCTTTAAGTTTTGGAAAACACAAAACTAGATTCCTCAATGAAATAATCTCAGGTGGACTCTCTGTAGATTTAATGGATTATCTACCTAGAGATAGTTACTTCTCAGGAACCGAATATGGAAAAATTGATTATCATAGGATTATAAATTCACTTGAAGTTACCGGCTCAAACCAATTAGGCATTAATAAATCTGCACTATATTCTTACGAATCCATGTTGATTTCGAGATATCAAATGTTTAAATCCGTTTATTTTCACAAGACCGTTAGATCCGGGGAAGTTATGCTGTTGAATGCAATGAAGAATTTAAATAAATCTCTTAGTTTGACTGACTTAACATCATTAGATTATTTCTTTAGCCTACATGATGAAAATTTGCTTGATCTGCTTTGTAACATTAAAAACCTAACATTAGCTCCCAAAGAAATTGCCTTCGTAAACTTGGCCAAGAATTACAAGAGTAGAGATTTGCTCAAATGTATTTATGAATATTTTTCTTTATCCAAGCGTAGACATGATACCCATGAAGGTGAAAGATATAACTCTGCTAGAGAACATCAATTAGCAGATATAGACCAAATATTTGAGAATCGAGTGATCAAATTAAAATCTACCGTTGAAAAATATCATAAAACCGGTAAACAGGTGTTCTTGGATATATCTCGGGCACCATCTATTCCACTTGCCCCTAAGAAGGAAGAAGTTTCATCAATAATGGTCGTGGATAAAAATGACGAATACGAAAAGTCATTTGTCCAAATTCCACTTATTCATGTAATTAGTGGTTATCTTGATATGATACGCGTTTATACCCAAAAGGAGAATAGAAAATTCTACGAAACAATAATCAATAAACAAGTAAGAAATTTCTAA
- the pyrH gene encoding UMP kinase, whose translation MVKQRIVIKLSGSLFNFDTQASQLKEYAQLIKKIGEHFQPIVVTGGGRIARFYINLSRDMGLDEAGLDLTGIMVSHLNAKLLISGLGNICYPTTPKNLEEISLALVSEKIIITGGIYPGQSTNATSALIAERTGAVKFFNATDVEGIYDSDPRINPNARQYDTIDVKKCIDMLRNENSMAGTYDLMDLISLKVIERSRLPTVVFKSSIENIEKLVLNGIHIGTEITI comes from the coding sequence TTGGTTAAGCAGCGAATAGTAATAAAGTTAAGCGGGAGTTTATTTAACTTCGATACTCAGGCATCACAATTAAAGGAATATGCTCAATTGATTAAAAAAATTGGAGAGCATTTTCAACCCATAGTCGTTACAGGAGGAGGAAGAATTGCTCGTTTTTATATAAATTTATCAAGGGATATGGGCTTGGATGAAGCGGGACTCGACCTCACAGGTATTATGGTTTCCCATCTAAACGCAAAACTGCTTATATCTGGATTGGGAAATATTTGTTATCCCACTACTCCAAAGAACTTGGAGGAAATATCTTTAGCACTTGTTTCAGAAAAGATAATTATAACAGGTGGCATTTATCCCGGACAAAGCACAAATGCAACATCTGCTCTCATTGCAGAAAGGACTGGAGCAGTAAAGTTCTTCAATGCTACCGACGTTGAAGGGATTTATGATTCTGACCCTAGAATCAATCCCAATGCCAGACAGTATGATACCATAGATGTTAAAAAGTGCATAGACATGTTGAGAAATGAAAACTCTATGGCTGGAACCTATGATCTTATGGACCTTATAAGCTTAAAGGTAATTGAAAGATCTAGACTTCCAACAGTAGTTTTTAAGTCCAGCATTGAAAACATTGAGAAACTAGTTTTAAATGGAATTCACATAGGTACAGAAATTACTATATAG
- a CDS encoding twin-arginine translocase TatA/TatE family subunit has product MAFINGMEWIIIILVIVVIFFGAKKIPELARSMGKATSEFQKARMEAKKTIENQSTNQDNEQRSVDREKLESIAETLGVDYSNKDDQDLKNAIDEKLKKQGSQ; this is encoded by the coding sequence ATGGCATTCATCAACGGAATGGAATGGATTATTATAATCTTGGTTATTGTAGTGATCTTCTTTGGTGCCAAAAAAATACCCGAATTGGCTCGCTCAATGGGAAAAGCCACTAGCGAATTTCAGAAAGCTAGGATGGAAGCTAAAAAAACTATCGAAAATCAATCAACTAATCAAGATAATGAACAACGTTCTGTCGACAGAGAAAAGCTAGAATCAATAGCTGAAACCTTGGGTGTGGATTACTCAAATAAAGACGATCAAGATCTGAAAAATGCAATAGATGAAAAGTTAAAAAAACAAGGCTCACAATAA
- a CDS encoding formate--phosphoribosylaminoimidazolecarboxamide ligase family protein, translating to MSIDSILDNYDLRNITIGVLGSHSALEILDGAKDEGFKTICICQKGRELPYQKFKRLSDEILILDNFSDLVHEENQQKLRNLNTIIVPHRSFVVYLGIDNIEKKLHVPVFGNRYILKAEERQLPRNQYHLLRESNLMLPRIYESPKEINGPSIVKIQEAKRNLERAFFIVTSYDDFRKKSASRIKSGIINEVDLQTSTIEQYLIGTYFNFNYFYSPLDNDVEFLGIERRLQSNIHDFTTSIPARNQLDIEIDLQNIEVGHTPASIRESLLDKVFKMGDKFAKTCLKEYPPGIIGPFSLQSVVTVDLDIIVYDVSLRVPGNPILATTSPYTKYRYGETFGIGRRIAIEIKKSLKESTLDKLVT from the coding sequence ATGTCAATAGATAGTATCCTTGATAATTATGATTTAAGGAATATTACCATTGGTGTTTTGGGAAGCCATTCTGCATTAGAAATCCTGGATGGCGCAAAGGATGAAGGCTTTAAAACTATTTGTATTTGCCAAAAAGGCAGGGAGCTCCCTTACCAAAAATTCAAACGGCTATCTGATGAAATTCTAATTTTGGATAATTTCTCCGATCTAGTTCATGAGGAAAATCAACAAAAGTTACGTAATCTAAATACAATAATAGTTCCTCATAGATCCTTTGTAGTTTATTTAGGAATTGATAATATTGAAAAAAAACTTCATGTACCTGTTTTTGGTAATAGATACATTTTAAAAGCTGAAGAAAGACAATTACCCAGGAATCAGTATCACCTGCTTAGAGAATCAAATCTCATGTTACCTCGTATCTATGAATCTCCAAAGGAAATTAATGGTCCTTCAATAGTCAAAATTCAAGAAGCAAAACGAAATCTTGAACGTGCATTCTTTATCGTAACTTCTTATGATGATTTCAGAAAAAAGTCCGCTAGCCGGATAAAATCGGGAATAATTAACGAAGTTGATCTTCAAACTTCGACAATAGAACAGTATCTAATTGGAACATATTTTAACTTCAATTATTTCTATTCTCCACTTGATAACGATGTAGAGTTTTTGGGAATAGAAAGAAGGCTTCAAAGTAACATACATGATTTTACCACATCAATTCCAGCTAGAAACCAACTTGACATTGAAATAGATCTGCAGAATATTGAAGTAGGGCATACACCGGCGAGTATTAGAGAATCCTTATTAGACAAAGTGTTTAAGATGGGCGATAAATTTGCAAAAACCTGTTTAAAAGAATATCCACCAGGTATTATTGGCCCTTTTTCCCTTCAGAGTGTAGTGACAGTCGATCTGGACATTATTGTTTATGATGTGTCTTTGAGGGTTCCGGGCAATCCAATTCTTGCAACCACCTCGCCATATACAAAGTATAGATATGGAGAAACATTCGGAATCGGGAGAAGAATAGCGATTGAAATCAAAAAATCCCTGAAGGAATCAACTTTAGACAAACTAGTGACATGA